Proteins from one Tenrec ecaudatus isolate mTenEca1 chromosome 8, mTenEca1.hap1, whole genome shotgun sequence genomic window:
- the CLDN1 gene encoding claudin-1 has product MANAGLQLLGFILAFLGWIGAIVSVALPQWKIYSYAGDNIVTAQAMYEGLWMSCVSQSTGQIQCKVFDSLLNLPSTLQATRALMVIGILLGLIAIFVATVGMKCMKCLEDDEMQKMRMAVFGGGIFLVAGLAILVATAWYGNRIVQEFYDPMTPVNSRYEFGQALFTGWAAASLCILGGALLCCSCPRKNTSYPTPRPYPKPAPSSGKDYV; this is encoded by the exons ATGGCCAATGCGGGGCTGCAGCTGCTGGGCTTCATCCTGGCCTTCCTGGGCTGGATCGGCGCCATCGTCAGCGTCGCGCTGCCCCAGTGGAAGATTTACTCCTATGCTGGCGACAACATCGTGACCGCTCAAGCCATGTACGAGGGGCTGTGGATGTCCTGCGTGTCCCAGAGCACTGGGCAGATCCAGTGCAAAGTTTTCGACTCCTTGCTGAACCTGCCCA GCACTTTGCAAGCCACGCGAGCATTAATGGTGATTGGCATCCTGCTGGGACTGATAGCGATCTTTGTGGCTACTGTGGGCATGAAGTGTATGAAGTGCTTGGAAGATGATGAGATGCAGAAGATGCGGATGGCCGTCTTTGGGGGTGGGATATTTCTTGTTGCAG GTCTGGCCATTTTAGTTGCCACAGCATGGTATGGAAATAGAATTGTTCAAGAGTTCTATGACCCGATGACCCCAGTCAATTCCAG GTATGAATTTGGTCAGGCTCTCTTCACTGGCTGGGCTGCGGCTTCCCTGTGCATCCTGGGAGGTGCCCTGCTCTGTTGCTCCTGTCCCCGAAAAAACACCTCTTACCCAACGCCTCGTCCTTATCCCAAACCTGCACCCTCCAGCGGGAAAGACTACGTGTGA